A segment of the Macrobrachium rosenbergii isolate ZJJX-2024 chromosome 40, ASM4041242v1, whole genome shotgun sequence genome:
tttttacaaCAAGTTCCATTATTACGAAATGGAGACTGAAATACATATACTTACGCTTTCTTTAATCATATTACAAATACTTTTGCAAAGTTGTGATGCGTGTGATGGAAAGAAAACCTACCTGACAACTGAGTGATGGTAGTAGTTAGAGTTGGAGTGGTGGTAGAAGGAGCTGAGACTGTAGTTGATGCTTGAGTTGTAGTTGGAGCTGCTGCTGTTGTGATTGGTGTTAGAGAAAGAGTTGTTGTGGTTAGAGTTGAGGATGTTGTGGTTTGAACTGGAGTTGATGTGGTTGGTGACGAAGTAGCTGTGGATAGTGATGGGGTTATGGTTGGCAATGGAGTTGTAGTTACTGCAGGAGTAGATATGTTTAGAGATGGAGTTGTCGTTGTTGCTacaggggtagatgtggttaatGATGaggttgttgtagttgctgcaggggtagatgtggttatTGGTGgagttgtagttgctgcaggggtagatgtagtcagtgatggagttgttgtagttgctgcaggggtatatgtggttagtgatggagttgttgcAGTTGCTGCAGTGGTAGATATGGTTactgatggagttgttgtagttgctgcaggggtaaaTGTGGTCAGTggtggagttgttgtagttgctgcaggggtagatgtggtcagtggtggagttgttgtagttgctgcaggggtaaaTGTGGTCAGTggtggagttgttgtagttggtgcaggggtagatgtggtcagtggtggagttgttgtagttgctgcggGGGTAAATGTGGTCAGTggtggagttgttgtagttgctgcagagGTAAATGTGGTCAGTggtggagttgttgtagttgctgcaggggtagatgtggtcagtggtggagttgttgtagttgctgcagagGTAGATGTGGTCAGTggtggagttgttgtagttgctgcatgGGCAGATATGGTTAGTGGTGGAGTTATAGTTGCAGCAGAGGTAGATGTGGTCAGTggtggagttgttgtagttgctgcaggggtagatgtggtcagtggtggagttgttgtagttgctgcagggatAGATGTGGTCAGTggtggagttgttgtagttgctgcaatggtagatgtggttagtggtggagttgtagttgctgcaggggtagatgtagttaatgatggagttgttgtagttgctgcagggggaGATGTGGATAGTGAGGGAGTTGTTGcagttgctgcaggggtagatgtggttagtgatggagttgttgtagttgccgcaggggtagatgtggtcaGTGGTTGAGTTGTATTTGTTGCAGGGGTAGATatggttagtgatggagttgttgtagttgctgcaggggtagacGTGGTTGGTGATgaagttgttgtagttgctgcaggggtagatgtggaCAGAGAtagagttgttgtagttgctgcagggtaGATGGGACAGAGATAGAGTTGTGGTTAtagatgtggttagtgatggagtgGTTGTGattgctgcaggggtagatgtggtcaGTGATGGAGTTGTAGTTGCTGGAAGGGAAGAcgtggttagtgatggagttgttgtagttgctgcaaaGGTAGATGTGATCagagatggagttgttgtagcTTCTGCAGGGGTTGTTGTGGTTAGAGATGGAGtcgttgtagttgctgcaggggtagatgtggttggtgatggagttgttgtagttgctacaggggtagatgtggttagtgatggagttgttgttgCTGCAGGGGTAGCTGCGGTTTGAGATGGAGTTGTTGCTTCTGCAGGGGTTGTTGTGGTTATAGATGGAGTGGTTGTGattgctgcaggggtagatgtatttagtgatggagttgttgtagttgctgcaggggtagttGTGGTTAaagatggagttgttgtagttgctacAGGATTAGATGTGGtgagtgatggagttgttgtagttgctgcaagGGTAGATGTGGTTAGAGATGGAGTTGTAGTAGCTTCTGCTGGGGTTGATGTGGTTagagatggagttgttgtagttgctgcaggggtagatgtggttatAGATGTAGTTGTAGTTGCTGCAGTggtagatgtggttagtgatggagttgttgtagttgctgcaggggtggATGTGGTTAGAGATGGAGTTGTCGTAGCTtctgcaggggtagatgtggttagaGATGGAGTTGTAGTTGCTGTAGGGGTGaatgtggttagtgatggagttgttgtagatgctgcaggggtagatgtggttagaggggtagatgtggttagggaagatggagttgttgtagttgctgcaggggaaGATGTGGTTGTGGTTAGAGATGGTGAGTAGCAGTTGTTGATGGAGTTGCTGCAGCGGGGTAGATGatggttgttgtagttgctgcaggggtagatgtgttagtgatggagttgttgttgctgtaggggtagatgtggttagtgatgAAGCTGTGGTAGTTGCTGCAGGAGTAGATGAGGTTAGTGATGGAATTGtcgtagttgctgcaggggtagatgtggttagagatggagttgtcgtagttgctgcaggggtagatgtggttagagatagagttgttgtagttgctgcaggggtagatgtggttaatgatggagttgttgtagttgctgcaggggtagatgtggttagtgatgCAGGGGGATGTGGTTGTGATGGAGCTGTTGTAgtgctgcaggggtagatgtggttagtgatggaTGTAATTGCTGCAGTGGTTGTTGTGGTTAGAGATGGAGTTGTAGTTGCTGCAGCGGTTGTTGTTGTTAGAGATGTTAGGTTACAGGAGCAGATGTAGTTGTGATGGAGTTGTTGTCGTTGCTGCgggggtagatgtggttagtgatggagttgttgtagttgctgcagggatagatgtggttagtgatggagttgtttTAGTTGCTGCAGGGTAGATGTGGTTagagatggagttgttgtagttgctgcaggggtagatgtggttagtgatgATGTTGTGGAGTTAAAGATGGAGTAGTTTGCAGCAGTTGATGCAGTTGGGCagggtagatgtggttagtgatggagttgttgtagttgctgcagggtagatgtggttagtgatggagttgttgtagtttcTGCTGTAGAGGTTAGTGAGATGTGGTtagatgtggttagtgatggagttgttgtagttgctagATGGGGTAGTGATGTGGTTAGCAGGGGAGGAGTtagatgtggttagtgatggGGTTGTTGTAGTTGCGGTAGGGGTAGAGTGGTTAGTGATGGGGTTGCTGTTGCAGTGGTAGATGTGGTTaatgatggagttgttgtagttgctgcagggtagatgtggttagtgatggagttgttgtagttgctgcagggtagatgtggttagtgatggagttgttgtagtttcTGCAGCGGAGttggttagtgatggagttgttgtggttgctgcaggggtagatgtggttaatgatggagttgttgtagttgctgcgggggtagatgtggttagtgatggGGTTGTTGTAGTTGCGgtaggggtagatgtggttagtgatgggggtgttgtagttgctgcagtgGTAGATGTGGTTaatgatggagttgttgtagttgctgcaggggtagatgtggttagtgatggagttgttgtagttgctgcaggggtagatgtggttagtgatggagttgttgtagttgctgcaggagTGAGATGTagggtagatgtggttagtgatggagttgttgtggttgctgcaggggtagatgtggaTGATGGTTAGATGATGGTTAGTGATggggttgttgtagttgctgcaggggtagatgtggttagtgatggagttgttgtagttgctgcaggggtagatgtggttagtgatggagttgttgtagtttctgcaggggtagatgtggttagtgatggagttggTTGCTGCAGGGTAGATGGatgatggagttgttgtggttgctGATGGGGTAGATGGTTAGTGATggggttgttgtagttgctgcaggggtagatgtggttagtgatggGGGTGTTAGATGGTTAGAGTTGATGTGGTTGGATGGAGTTGTTGCTacaggggtagatgtggttagtgatggagttgttgtagttgctgcaggggggATGTGGttgtgatggagttgttgtagttgctgcaggggtagatgtggttagtgatggagttgttgtagttgctgcaggggtagatgtggttagtgatggagttgttgtagttgctgcaggggtagatgtggttagtgatggagttgttgtagttgctgcaggggtagatgtggttagtgatggagttgtaGTTGCTgtaggggtagatgtggttagtgatggagttgttgtagttgctgcaggggtagatgtggttagtgatggagttgttgtagttgctgcaggggtagatgtggttagtgatggagttgttgtagttgctggggtagatgtggttagtgatggagttgtaGATGTagggtagatgtggttagtgatgggggtgttgtagttgctgcagtgGTAGATGTGGTTaatgatggagttgttgtagttgctgcaggggtagatgtggttagtgatggagttgttgtagttgctgcaggggtagatgtggttagtgatggagttgttgtagttgctgcagtaGATGGGTTAGTGGTTAGTGATggggttgttgtagttgctgcaggggtagatggttagtgatggagttgttgtagttgctgcaggggtagatgtggttagtgatggagttgttgtagttgctgcaggggtagatgtggttagtgatggagttgttgtagttgctgcaggggtagatgtggttagtgatggagttgttgtagttgctgcaggggtagatgtagttagtgatggagttgttgtagttgctgcaggggtagatatggttagtgatggagttgttgtagttgctgcagaggtagatgtggttagtgatggagttgttgtagttgctgcaggggtagatgtggttagtgatggagttgttgtagttgctgcaggggtagatggttagtgatggagttgttgttgcaggggtagatgtggttagtgatggagttgttgtagttgctgcagcgGTAGATGTGGTTAGggatggagttgttgtagttgctgcaagGGTAGATatggttagtgatggagttgtcgtagttgctgcaggggtagataTGGTTaatgatggagttgttgtagttgctgcagaggtagatgtggttagtgatggagttgtcatagttgctgcaggggtagataTGGTTAATGATGGAGTTGTTGTTGGTGCAGTAGGGGTAGATGTAGTTAGAGATGtagttgtagttgctgcaggggtagatgtggtgagtgatggagttgttgtggttgctgcaggggtagatgtggttaggGATGAAGTTGTAGTCGCTGCGGGGGTAGATGTTGTTAGAGATGGAGTTGtcgtagttgctgcaggggtagatgtggttagtgatgtagttgtagttgctgcagaggtagatgtggttagtgatggatttgtcgtagttgctgcaggggtagatgtggttagtgatgTAGTTGTAGTTGCCACAGGGGGagatgtggttagtgatggagttgttgtggtcTCTGCAGGGGTTGTTGTGGTTAGAGATGGAATTGtcgtagttgctgcaggggtagatgtggttagtgatgTAGTTGTAGTTGCCACAGGGGGagatgtggttagtgatggagttgttgtagtttcTGCAGGGGTTGTTGTGGTTAGAGATGGAATTGtcgtagttgctgcaggggtagatgtggttagtgatggagttgtcGTAGTTTCTGCAGTCGTTGTCATAGTTGTTGATGGAGTTGTGGTAGATGctcctgtgaaaataaatggCAGATAGGGGAAAGGAGACCTTTATTgcttttttgatttttatatatccccagaaatttactaatttttatataattggtgcttccataaaatataaactgtaATTTGAATGACCTTCAGCCGGTTTATGGATGAAGGGTAAATTTAGACTGAGTCGACCTAAAATTATGCTAACATTGCCCTTAATCAAATTtagacattatttattttaagtttttaagtattttaccTTTCTGCCTCAACCTTGATGTTTTTCTTGgtaaattccttttcattttaagagaagtacttaaggaaaaaattacagaactGATTGatctttatgaaagtgaaaaaaggaGCTTTGTAGCAAATTTCTGAATTTTGCAAGTACTGGTTATTTGAGAAGTAGTAAAGTTTTATTTCTCAAATAATTTAGGAAATATTCAGACACCTTTTTGATTTATATTTGACTCATATTTTGGGGATTGTTAATACCCTGCTGATCAGACAGTGTACTGGGACAGCTGAAATAGATTACTTTGCTTTTGTTCTGCCATAAGGTCTTTGTATAGACAATTGTAAGAAATGAGTGATGATAATACGTGTGGGGCCACTGCTCTTCTCTACTGACATTCAGAAAGCTACACAATTACAAACATACATTACTTCATACTATTTTCTGTTACCTAGACATTCTTGCTTATGTTCTTGCCTCTGTCTGGACGTATTGCCAGAATAGGCAGGAAACAGAGCtttgtatattgttttttgttttgtttttgccagGATTTGACTAATACACTTAGTTCTAACAGACTCTGAAGcagacattattttattattaatttttggcaAAATGATCAGTAGGTATTTCACACTGCATTGGAAGGCCTGTCTGGGTGTCTTTTCAAGGGCAGAACCCATGCGGATTCACTTGGGACACATCCTATGACCTGGGACATGTGGTCCCCAGAACCTCTGTAAAATTGGAAACtatagaaaaattacttttgaatgataatttttaagAAAGCCTCAAAGGAAATGTGTTAGGAAATGCTCTGGAAGATATATTAATAACttagttattttgatatttattcttgATTTCTAACTCTTGGGTGAAACCATTCCTTGAGGTTGATTTATATGTATGGGATACAGatgcattaattattatttacactgTTGAATTAAAATTTCGAAGTGAACTATTTCTGTCAATAGTTTGTTTACTCTTTTTTGTACGCTaagaatttataatttctttacctGTTGACGCTTGTCCTTCCAGTTCTTTGACAAGTCCAGATATCGTGGAGGTAGCGTTGTCGATTTTGGCTGCCAAAGACTCATCTGTAATATTAGCTATTTCTCCACTCTCCAACTTCACAACTACTTCTGAGAGCAAGTTAGTCATGCATTGCACCTCGTCAGGTGAAGTGCTTGTTTGTGCATTGATGAAGTAATCAACTAAAGTGCTGATGACCTCTGCAATGGAGCCTGTGACAGAATCTTGCACACCACAGTATGGTGATATTGTCAGGTTTCCAGAAACTGATGTATCTATGTTGTACGTCAAGGCATTCCTTTTACGTCTCTTCCCTGATTGGCCTCTCAGTCTCGCAGCCAATCTCCCTAAGAGGCCTAAGGCTCTCCTCAAAATTGTGAGCAGCCTTTGTGCATCTGGAAACCAAATGGAGGCAAAAGCAATTAAGTGGAGGAGTCAGTTGATGAACTGGTTCATTTCCAAAGAATTGGAGCTACTGAGCCAAAAGTCTGCTTAGACAAAGTTTTAGATATGCTGAAGATTagcttatatgtatatttgttttaaactcatctgagttttttttttttttttgcttggtgaCTCTGAAATGggactttaaaatatatttgtttttgagaTAGGTGAATACCGTAAAATATATGGGTAGTTTGGTGGAGCTGATAAAGTAAATAAACTCTCTAGACATCAGCAATGGGCTCCAGGTTTAGTAATCTGTGGAAATAAGCAATTActcttcataattattttttggttaagattctttcttttaaatccaTTTGGTACAACTTGGGTCCTCTTCAACAACATATGTTTTGCTATCTGGATACCAAggtaattgaaaattataaagatgATTTAAAAGGGTGTTGGAAAGTGACCATTTTGCAAGGTCATTGTGACCATAAATTCTAAGACAAAATCCTTGTGTTTGAGAATATTAGAGAAATGGAGGATAATCAGAGGTATTAAAACCTTTCCAATCTAGATTTGAGAAAATCGAAATTTTCGCTTTCAGAGTAGTTTCCTTATGATTAAATGTAGCTGAAGTGTGTGAAAATAAAGTTGTTGATTGTTAAagattatagtttatttttgtgatgAAGGTGTTATCATGTTATCCTTAGATTTTCAAATAACTCCACTGCAGGTGAAATTGTAGTGTCAGAACTTAGCAGAACTTAGTTCGCACAAGAAACCATGCTTATGTTGTAATAGTTTTTCATTGTATAATTAACCTTTGCAAAGGGTATTggagaaattatattttgttcctGTTGATTACACTAACCATCTAATCAGTAAAAGTTTCCTTTAGTTTAAAATCATCACCTGAAGTCAGTGATTGGAATTTTGTGATTATGTCTAATGAGATGATGgaaaatgcaatttatttaaaaattattcatgagaaggtttattttcttagttttttcaaGTGAAGTATACAAACTGTGTAATTGTATGTTTTTAGAATGTgccatagaataaaaaaaaagaataggtaCAGCAGGTGCTTACCTGTGCTAATAAGTAAAATTTGGCATTAGAGAAGAGAGTGATTGCACTcttctgtatatgaacaaataaataaaaaataataatgttggtgCTTTCACTATAAATTACTAGTAGTGGACAGAGGaagtaatgatatttttcataccAAATGATAATTTCTGATGAGTCAGTTTctccatttaaaagaaaatcagaagaATTACATTTAACCATACCAAATTAAGGTGTAAAATCTCTATGGCATATACCCTTTACCTGTCAAGAACCCCAACTTGTGTTAAAGGCAATAGGATGTACTTTGATGGTTAAAGTCagcattttgccatttttatttttcacttagatATTTTTATGTCCTTAAGtaataacataatatttttattacgacAGATATCTGCATTCCAATAGTAGTTTAAACTTCGAAGGTCATGATATTATTTTAGTAGGCACATTAAACCTTTAGAAGTTTTCTGATATTCTAATCTCTTATAGAATGTATGTTATTAAATATAGTTAACACATAtaagacacacagacacaaacacacaaaacacacaaaacacacacacacacacacacacacacacacacacacacacacacacatacacacacacacacacacatatatatatatatatatatatatatatatatatatatatatatatatatatatatataaacgatatatgCATATCTTTATTGCCAGTTTGCTTTGCCTATGTCTTGGAACCTCTGCCGAATCCATTTAGATTGTCTTTGGTTTTGGTGAGCTACGGTAtgaagttttctatttttctctaagTTCCAATTGCTTTTCATAATTCTGTAGAAACTGATTATGGGGGAATTTTAATACCAGATTTAGTCCAGTTTTCCCTGTCGTTACTTTGAAAATGATAAAGCTTTCTTGAGAATCATTATCATACTTAGGCAGATGTGTTCATTATGTAGTCTTGAAAGTTTTGCACACTTGCCTCATTTTTaaagaagtaattaaaaaaaatgcattaaacaaTTGTCACAAATTTAGTTACAGTGCTTTTCCAAACTTTCTTTGCCTCAAAATTCAAGATTAGTTTCGTGTATTACTGTTTATTCCAGAGAGCAAAAAATTGATGCTTCTTTCAGCTTACCTATGTAAGCATAAATctttgttatttgctttttacAACAAGTTCCATTATTACGAACTGGAGACTGAAATACATGTACTTATGCATTCTTTAATCATATTACAAATACTTTTGCAAAGTTGTGACGCGTGTGATGGAAAGAAAACCTACCTGACAACTGAGTGATGGTAGTACTTAGAGTTGGAGTGGTGGTAGAAGGAGCTGAGGCTGTAGTTGATGCTTGAGTTGTAGTTGGAGCTGCTGCTGTTGTGGTTGTTGTTAGAGAAAGAGTTGTTGTGGTTAGAGTTGAGGATGTTGTGGTTTGAACTGGAGTTGATGTGGTTGGTGATGAAGTAGTTGGGGATAGTGATGGGGTTATGGTTGGCAATGgagttgtagttgctgcaggggtagataTGGTCAGTGATGGAGTTATTGTAGgtgctgcaggggtagatgtggtcaGTGATGGAGTTTTTGTAGTTACTACAGGGGTACgtgtggttagtgatggagttgtcatagttgctgcaggggtagatgtggttagtgatggagttgtaGTTGCTACAGAAGTAGATGTGGTTagagatggagttgttgtagttgctgcagtgGTAGATGTGGTTAGAGATGGAGTTGTAGTTGCTACAGGTGTAGATGTGGTGAGTGATGGACTTGtcgtagttgctgcaggggtagatgtggttagtgatgTAGTTGTAGTTGATGTAGGGGTAGATTTGGTTAGTGATGGTGTTGTCGTAGTTTCTGCAGGGGTTGTTGTGGTTAGAGATGGCGTTGTTGTAGTTGCTACagggtagatgtggttagtgatggagttgttgcAGTTACTGTAAGGGTTGTTGGGTTTAGAGGTGGAGTTGtcgtagttgctgcaggggtagttgtggttagtgatggagttgtcGTAGTTTCTGTAGGGGTTGTTGTGAATAGAGATGgcgttgttgtagttgctgcaggggtagatgtggttagtgatgCAGTTGTAGTTGCTGCGAGGGTAGATGTGGATAATGATGGAGTTGTCGTAGTTGCTGCAGGTgtagatgtggttagtgatgTAGTTATAGTTGCTGTGGGGGTAGATGTGGCTAGTGGTGGAGTTGTAGTTTCTGTGGGGTTGTTGTGGTTAGAggtggagttgttgtagttgctgcaggggtagttGTGGTTAGTGATGGAATTGTTGTAGTTTCTATAGGGGTTGTTGTGGTTAGAGATGACGTTGTCGTAATTGCTGCAGAggtagatgtggttagtgatgCAGTTGTAGTTGCTGCGGGGGTAGATGTGGCTAGTGATGAAGTTGTCGTAGTTTCTGTAGGGGTTGTTGTGGTTagagatggagttgttgtagttgctgcaggggtagatgtggcTAGTGATGAAGTTGTCGTAGTTTCTGTAGGGGTTGTTGTGGTTAGAGTTGGAGTTGtcgtagttgctgcaggggtagatgtggttagtgatggagttgtcGTAGTTTCTGTAGGGGTTGTTGTGGTTAGAGGTGGAGTTGTCGTAGTTACTGCAGGGGTAGttgtggttagtgatggagttgtcGTAGTTTCTGTAGGTGTTGTTGTGGTTAGAGGTGGAGTTGTACTTGCTGCATTGGTAGTTGTGGTTAGTGATGGAATTGTTGTAGTTTCTGTAGGGGTAGTTGTGGTTAGTGATGGAATTGTTGTAGTTTCTGTAGGGGTAGttgtggttagtgatggagttgtcGTAGTTTCTATAGGGGTTGTTGTGGTTAGAGATGGAGTTGtcgtagttgctgcaggggtagatgtggcTAGTGATGAAGTTGTCGTAGTTTCTGTAGGGGTTGTTGTGGTTagagatggagttgttgtagttgctgcagggtaGATGTGGCTAGTGATGAAGTTGTCGTAGTTTCTGAGGGGTTGTTGTGGTTAGAGCTGGAGTTGtcgtagttgctgcaggggtagatgtggttagtgatggagttgtcGTAGTTTCTGTAGGGGTTGTTGTGGTTAGAGAGGTGGAGTTGTCGTAGTTACTGCAGGGGTAGttgtggttagtgatggagttgtcGTAGTTTCTGTAGGTGTTGTTGTGGTTAGAGGTGGAGTTGTACTTGCTGCATTGGTAGTTGTGGTTAGTGATGGAATTGTTGTAGTTTCTGTAGGGGTAGttgtggttagtgatggagttgtcGTAGTTTCTGTAGGGGTTGTTGTGAATAGAGTTGgcgttgttgtagttgctgcaggggtagatgtggttagtgatgCAGTTGTAGTTGCTGCGAGGGTAGATGTGGCTAATGATGTAGTTGTcatagttgctgcaggggtagatgtggttagtgatggagttgtcGTAGTTGCTGCAGGCGTAGATGTGGCTAATGATGGAGTTGTCGTAGTTGCTGCAGGTgtagatgtggttagtgatgTAGTTATAGTTGCTGTGGGGGTAGATGTGGCTAGTGATGGAGTTGTAGTTTCTGTAGGGGTTGT
Coding sequences within it:
- the LOC136826349 gene encoding SUMO-interacting motif-containing protein 1-like, whose amino-acid sequence is MVGNGVVVTAGVDMFRDGVVVVATGVDVVNDEVVVVAAGVDVVIGGVVVAAGVDVVSDGVVVVAAGVYVVSDGVVAVAAVVDMVTDGVVVVAAGVNVVSGGVVVVAAGVDVVSGGVVVVAAGVNVVSGGVVVVGAGVDVVSGGVVVVAAGVNVVSGGVVVVAAEVNVVSGGVVVVAAGVDVVSGGVVVVAAEVDVVSGGVVVVAAWADMVSGGVIVAAEVDVVSGGVVVVAAGVDVVSGGVVVVAAGIDVVSGGVVVVAAMVDVVSGGVVVAAGVDVVNDGVVVVAAGGDVDSEGVVAVAAGVDVVSDGVVVVAAGVDVVSG
- the LOC136826351 gene encoding uncharacterized protein — protein: MVSDGVVVAGVDVVSDGVVVVAAAVDVVRDGVVVVAARVDMVSDGVVVVAAGVDMVNDGVVVVAAEVDVVSDGVVIVAAGVDMVNDGVVVGAVGVDVVRDVVVVAAGVDVVSDGVVVVAAGVDVVRDEVVVAAGVDVVRDGVVVVAAGVDVVSDVVVVAAEVDVVSDGFVVVAAGVDVVSDVVVVATGGDVVSDGVVVVSAGVVVVRDGIVVVAAGVDVVSDVVVVATGGDVVSDGVVVVSAGVVVVRDGIVVVAAGVDVVSDGVVVVSAVVVIVVDGVVVDAPVKINGR
- the LOC136826352 gene encoding uncharacterized protein, producing MVGNGVVVAAGVDMVSDGVIVGAAGVDVVSDGVFVVTTGVRVVSDGVVIVAAGVDVVSDGVVVATEVDVVRDGVVVVAAVVDVVRDGVVVATGVDVVSDGLVVVAAGVDVVSDVVVVDVGVDLVSDGVVVVSAGVVVVRDGVVVVATGGGVVVVAAGVVVVSDGVVVVSVGVVVNRDGVVVVAAGVDVVSDAVVVAARVDVDNDGVVVVAAGVDVVSDVVIVAVGVDVASGVVVVRDDVVVIAAEVDVVSDAVVVAAGVDVASDEVVVVSVGVVVVRDGVVVVAAGVDVASDEVVVVSVGVVVVRVGVVVVAAGVDVVSDGVVVVSVGVVVVRGGVVVVTAGVVVVSDGVVVVSVGVVVVRGGVVLAALVVVVSDGIVVVSVGVVVVSDGIVVVSVGVVVVSDGVVVVSIGVVVVRDGVVVVAAGVDVASDEVVVVSVGVVVVRDGVVVVAAG
- the LOC136826350 gene encoding uncharacterized protein, with the protein product MVSDGVVVVAAGVDVVGDEVVVVAAGGRWDRDRVVVIDVVSDGVVVIAAGVDVVSDGVVVAGREDVVSDGVVVVAAKVDVIRDGVVVASAGVVVVRDGVVVVAAGVDVVGVVVVIDGVVVIAAGVDVFSDGVVVVAAGVVVVKDGVVVVATGLDVVSDGVVVVAARVDVVRDGVVVASAGVDVVRDGVVVVAAGVDVVIDVVVVAAVVDVVSDGVVVVAAGVDVVRDGVVVASAGVDVVRDGVVVAVGVNVVSDGVVVDAAGVDVVRGVDVVREDGVVVVAAGEDVVVVRDGVDVVSDEAVVVAAGVDEVSDGIVVVAAGVDVVRDGVVVVAAGVDVRLLLLEMLGYRSRCSCDGVVVVAAGVDVVSDGVVVVAAGIDVVSDGVVLVAAGVDVVSDGVVVVSAVEVSEMWLDVVSDGVVVVARWGSDVVSRGGVRCAELVSDGVVVVAAGVDVVNDGVVVVAAGVDVVSDGVVVVAVGVDVVSDGGVVVAAVVDVVNDGVVVVAAGVDVVSDGVVVVAAGVDVVSDGVVVVAAGVRCRVDVVSDGVVVVAAGVDVDDG